Within the Natranaeroarchaeum sulfidigenes genome, the region GCTCGGGGACCGTCTCGACGAATCGGGGAGACAAACGACCGACGTCGGGGATCTCTTTGTCGCTCGGACTGCTGGACAGAGTCAGCGAGCGACCGATTCGAATGCACGCCACCTAGAGGAGACCCGTGAGGTCTGTGAACGAATCGAAGCCGAGGTCAAGGACACGGTCGAAAGCGGCGAAATACCGCTGTTGCTGGGGGGCGACCACTCGGTGGCAATCGGGACGGTCAACGGCGCGACGCGGGAGTCCCCGATGGGTGCCGTCTGGTTCGACGCCCACGGCGATTTCAACACGCCGAGTACGTCCCCATCCGGGAACGTCCACGGGATGCCATTGGCTGGCCTGCTTGGATATGGCGAGTTCGGGGAGATGGACTGGGCACGGGCGGACGGTCTGCGGGAGGAAAACGTCGCTATCGTCGGCGTCAGGACTCTCGATGAACACGAGCGCAAGCTTCTGCGCGAGAGCGACATCTCCGTGTTCACGATGTCGGAGATCGATACGCGTGGGCTGACCGATGTCGTCGCCGACGCACTGGCGACTGCAACCGATGGCGTCGACGGCTTTCACGTCAGTCTCGACATGGACTGGCTCGACCCGCAGATCGCACCCGGTGTCGGGACACCCGTGCGTGGCGGGGCGACATACAGAGAGGCACACGCCGCCATGGAACAGGTCGCCGAACGCGACGATGCGTCGCTACGCTCGATAGAAGTCGTCGAAGTGAACCCGATTCTGGACGAAGCCAACGAGACGGCGGAACTGGCCACAGAACTGGTGACGAGTGCGCTCGGAAAGCGGATCTACTGATTGTCGGCCGCGGGGAGCACGTCGACACTCGCAACGGCATCGCCTTCTTCAACGTCCATCACGGTCACGCCCATCGTGTTCCGGCCGACTTGCGAGATGTCGGCGGCCGGGATCCGCATGATCTGTCCGCGTTCGCTCATCAGGGCGAGATGATCGTCTTCGCTGACGGACTTGACGGTCGTCACCGGACCGTTTCGCTCGCCCGTCTTGATATCGATCAGCCCCTTTCCGTACCGGGACTGGCAGCGGTACTCGGAGAGCGGCGTGCGCTTTCCGTAGCCGTTCTGTGTTACAGTCAGCAACGAGTTCTCGTCGTCCTCATCCGTTGCCACCATTCCGGCGACCCGATCGCCGTCCTGTAGCTTGATGCCGCCGACACCGCGAGCGTTCCGCCCCATCTGCCGGACATCACCCACATCGAATCGGATCGTCATCCCGCCTTCCGTGGCGAGTACGATATCCTTCGAGTCATCGGTAACCGCAACATCGACGAGTTCGTCGCCGTCTTCGAGGTTCGCTGCGATGATACCGGTCGAGAGGACGTTCTCGAACTCGGTCGCTGCGGTACGTTTCACGTAGCCGTCCCGGGTCGCCATCGTGACGCACTCGTCGGACTCGAACTCGTCGGTCGCCACGACGGCAGTGATCTCTTCGCCGTCGTCCAGGTCGATCAGATTTATCGCGGACTTGCCACGGGCCGTCCGGCCCATCTCGGGAATCTCGTAGGTCTTGAGCTGGTAGACCTGTCCGTGGTTAGTGAAACACAGGAGATAATCGTGGGTGTTCGCCCGGAACACCTTCGAGACCCGATCCTCGGCCTTGACGTCAGCGCCAATGATCCCCTTCCCACCGCGACCCTGCGGGTCGAAGTTTGCGGCGGGCATTCGCTTGACGTAGTCGTCTTCCGTGATGACGACGACGACCTCCTCCTCCGCGATGAGGTCCTCGTGGGTGACCGTCCCGACGTCCTCGATGATCTTCGTCCGGCGATCGTTGGCGTACTCGTCTTTGATCTCCAGCAGTTCCTCTTTGATGACGGAGAGCAGTTCGCTCTCGTCATCGAGGATCGTCTCAAGCCGTTCGATCGTCGCCTGAACGCTCTCGTACTCCTGTTCGATCTCCTCGCTTTCGAGCGAGGTCAGGCTCCCCAGTTGCATTCTGACGACGTGGTCGGCTTGCTCCTCGGAGAACTCGAAGTCCTCGCGCAGGCGTGTTTTCGCGGCGTCACGGTCCTCCG harbors:
- the gyrA gene encoding DNA gyrase subunit A, producing the protein MSSDVPDPTDVDAARVEHVRVEDEMEQSYIDYAMSVIAGRALPDVRDGLKPVHRRILYAMNEMGVTSRSSHRKSSSVVGETMGDYHPHGDKAIYDTLVRLSQDFSMRHPLVDGQGNFGSMDGDPAAAMRYTEARMGALAEELLADIDKDTVDFQSNYDDRLTEPEVLPSAFPNLLVNGSSGIAVGMSTNIPPHNLGEVIDATVELIDNPDVGIDGLMDHIKGPDFPTGANIVGRDAIYSAYSTGRGRIRVRAEMELEETETGRDRIVVTEIPFQENKARMVERIAEDINEGKIEGVSDLRDESDRNGVRVVIECKRGANVELVKNQLLESHVERTFGVINLALVDGQPRVLTLKETLEHYVEHRKEVVRRRSEYDLAEAEDRAHILEGRLHALEHVDDVVEAIQDSEDRDAAKTRLREDFEFSEEQADHVVRMQLGSLTSLESEEIEQEYESVQATIERLETILDDESELLSVIKEELLEIKDEYANDRRTKIIEDVGTVTHEDLIAEEEVVVVITEDDYVKRMPAANFDPQGRGGKGIIGADVKAEDRVSKVFRANTHDYLLCFTNHGQVYQLKTYEIPEMGRTARGKSAINLIDLDDGEEITAVVATDEFESDECVTMATRDGYVKRTAATEFENVLSTGIIAANLEDGDELVDVAVTDDSKDIVLATEGGMTIRFDVGDVRQMGRNARGVGGIKLQDGDRVAGMVATDEDDENSLLTVTQNGYGKRTPLSEYRCQSRYGKGLIDIKTGERNGPVTTVKSVSEDDHLALMSERGQIMRIPAADISQVGRNTMGVTVMDVEEGDAVASVDVLPAADNQ
- the rocF gene encoding arginase yields the protein MQRTVRIIGAPTDYGTNRRGVDMGPSAIRYAGLGDRLDESGRQTTDVGDLFVARTAGQSQRATDSNARHLEETREVCERIEAEVKDTVESGEIPLLLGGDHSVAIGTVNGATRESPMGAVWFDAHGDFNTPSTSPSGNVHGMPLAGLLGYGEFGEMDWARADGLREENVAIVGVRTLDEHERKLLRESDISVFTMSEIDTRGLTDVVADALATATDGVDGFHVSLDMDWLDPQIAPGVGTPVRGGATYREAHAAMEQVAERDDASLRSIEVVEVNPILDEANETAELATELVTSALGKRIY